Genomic window (Gadus morhua chromosome 3, gadMor3.0, whole genome shotgun sequence):
AGTCTCATTGAAGCCCTGTAGTAGCATTCTGATGTGCTTGTTGCTTGTAATATGACACTCCCAGCTCTTGCCTGATTCAATCTCAACAAGGCAATAGCATGCCTGCCCTTAGGCGATGATGTCGTGTCCCAGAGTGAGACATAGATTTCACAATATACAGTATAGTACATTAATAAGCTTCAGGAGATGATGTCATCTCTGGGTTAGACATACATTTGACAATAGTTATAACATCGATATGCTCTGTAAACACTAAGAAAAACCAATACACAAAGTGGCTCACTGTGAGTGGTTGTCAATGGTTGTACATTCGATACAGCTATGCACATTAATCTAGTTCAAAACAGGATTTTGTTGCCTGATAATCCTTGTAATGCATTGAAGGAGCTGCTGATGTTAATGGCTGATGGGTTAGGCTACATCTCACCCATTTTGGATGTCCAATGGAGTACTTAAGCTTACTTAAGACATTATAAtatcaatacaaataatatattgcgtataaaaaaatgatatatatctATTTCTATATCTATCGATAGATATCgatttatataattttttaagCACTTGACTAATGTGTTTAAACATACCGTACTGAAGCCATTACGTATATCTGAAACAATACCAAGTAAGACCGCAATGCATTATAGATACCCTTGCACAGCATTGCAATGATATAGAAGTATTTACTGGTAACTGGCGACGGACTGAACAACACACATCCGGTGCGCCTAATAAAAGTACTCTGCTAGATCTATGACTTATTTATTGCTTTTATAAACAACCACATAGCTGTCTTCTGTGTTCAATTGTGAGATTGAAAAGAATATGTAAATATTTACTTTCTGGGAAAAATAAAAGTGTGGTTGGCCTTTGCAGTTCAGTCTACCAAAATGAGACATGTGCTCTGTATTACATCCTCAAACTATCCAGTccagctgtgtgttggtgttcttCCAGTGTTTTAGCGGGCTTTATGAATAAACCCGCTACACAGACTAACCACCAGTCACAAAGCCAACAGTGGCTGCTTGGGGCGGGTTCTGCCATGCTTGTGCACATGCTCATCGGGGTGAGCAATCTTTGAGTTTGGGCACGTGCTGATCGGCTGGGCATTTTTTGCGTTTGTGCACGTGCTGATCGGCTGAGCGTTCGTGGGTTTGCTCGACTACATGTGGTGATGCTGACGTCGTAGGGTTTGCGTTGTCTTCCAGAGGCCGTTGATGGACCATCCGTATGAAGAGGCGAGGTCAGAATGGGTCAGCGCGTCTCGGAACCAGAGGTCCAAGGGGACGCCTCCGaggtacactcactcactcactcactcactcactcttccaGAGTACATCGCACAATCATTACTTTACGGAGAAATCCCCCTCATGCTATTAATTATTCATTACAAGTTTGCCATTGATTTCTGTGCGCTCCCACCATATGCCAGTCTATCATCACTAGGATCCAGTTCAAACTATTATCTCAGGCCCCCTCCCACTGATCAATAACTACTGATAGGAGAACGCTCTAGCCGCCAGCTCAAACACAATTGGTCTCACCCTAAGAAAACTGTCGTTTGTCGTCATATTCTTTATTGAAGCACAGCAAACAAGCTTATCATGTTTTACACTCATTGCACATCACAGGGTGAGGTCAATGGGCCGATGAGAAAAGGTGTTCTTCAAAGTCTGCTCTAGATGGATAAAGGTTACTTGAATCACAATGAGTTTATTATCTATACTACTCTACTCCAATGTCCTGCCCTACAATATAGtcttcagtaaaaaaaaaaaaagattaacagAATAACCTTTGGACTTGGTACTCTACATGAACAGAGCTCTTCCACACACTTGATGACAAAAAATTATGCACACAGTATGACATGAATGAACATTTCATTATTGCTATTTTTTGGGATTGATCACAATTCAATAATGCCAACTCGGATCAGTGTCTGGCAGTGTCTGACAAGGACTTGGATAACAATATACTAattcttcttcctcttgttcCACTTCGGTTTTTTCACACAAGCACATCTTTTTTTACTTCTGGTTTTAGAACCTCAATAAATACTTGATTCTGTTTGGTCAATACAATTCAAAGCTTGTCCATTATTTAGCAATGACGGAACACCTTAAAAGATGCAAATCATTGCGCTATAAAATCCTCAGTCAAATACAACAATCGACCACATGAAAATTCTCAAAGGCTCAATATTATCATGTTTTAAATTGAGCTGATTTCAATCATTAAAAAGCTGATTAagttataaataaaattaacATATCTATTCATTGTTGGTTACTGTGGTACAAGCGGGAGATACCACTCCAGGAAGGACGGAGGGGGATGTGTCCCCTTATGGGAAAATAAtgttgtggtgtgtctgtggatgatggctggattaggcggcctcacctggcctgagtcagacttgttggttggttggtttgtgGTTGGTTGGTCACCCCTGTAAACAGGTTTAACCTATACAGGTTAAActagccatcaccacacacccAGGGAGGGATCTCCTGCCTGAAAACCTTACAATAAACTAGCCTGGGAACGAATCTTGCaagctcatgtttcatttgatctgCAGATAAGGTCTGGCTGCCCTCCTATACAAAAAGATTTCTGCCTGATACGAGAcagaccgaccaatcacagccacacacatttttcttcagaaaatgcacatgcacagacatttCAATTTGTCTGGCAATGCCAGACTAACAAGAAACAGGGTTTCCAACACACATAGCTGACTATTACTGGGTCCCTCCTGACAAGTCATGCAACACTGGCATGGCTACCATGTGTTTCAACAGTGGTATACAACCCCTGCCTTGCCTCGTCCATATCCACCAGCCTCGTTCTGCGTTATGATCCAATAAGCGAGTCCCTCCCTTCTATTCCTGTCCTCGCCTCTCTCAAGCTCCATCGTCACCTCTTTCAGTCCTGCGcgtctttctcctccattccaTGTCCATCCCTCTGCCACCCCCAAACTCCCACCTCGGTCAGGTGATGTCGGCCTAACCTTTCACACACCACTGATGTGTGGGTTGTGCTGGGATACCCCGATGAGATGAAACGCATGGTCACGCTTTCCCCTCAGCCCCCACTCACGTCTTTTGGATTATCAAACATTCCCGCCTCCGTAGGAAAATCCCGGGCACCCACATTCCATAACGCCTCATTTATCCCTCCGCCCTGCATTTCATGCTCACACAAGCAGGGTGTCTCCTCAACACACGATAGCTAGCTAATCAGCCTGAAAGCCAGCTAGCTGGAGAGTGGCCACATCCCAGCTCCTTGTTGTGACATAAGCCTCACCGTTGCCTCTAGCATACCGCGGCTCCAGGAGCGTTTTTTCCAATGGCGTGTCCTTCTGTTTCTGTGTTCCAGCAGGCCGGGTTCAATAACATTAAGACgtttgtggaggaggagctgcagacGAGCATGGTGAGCCTATTTCTAAAGACCCTCGGGCGAGAGATTATTTCCGCACCCCTGTTTAGCCGGTGACATGAGTCAGTGCTAAAGCGTTATCCAAAAAGAGGACATAGACATTGATGTCCTTACTGCAATGGCTTTCTCCATGACCTCCTGCCTCTTTCCGTCAGATGATGGGGATGGTCATTGGCGCGGGTATCGTCATAGTCCTCATCGCCGTCCTCATCTTCTTCATTTTACGAAGGATCCAGCTTCGAAGTAAGTTATAGGACGGATCTACATACAAGGACAATCAATGTGAAAGTAATGGATTTAACTTGTTCCGTCACCTCATTTTCCTCCTGGCTCTAAGTCTTGAATTTACACCTGCTCTCATTTTCAGACTTGGAAGCCCAGGAAGTTCCAAAGTACCGCTTCCGCAAGAGGGACAAAGTCATGTTCTATGGGCGAAAGATCATGCGCAAGGTGTGTGTTCGCTGGCCCTGTACCTCAGTCCGTTCTTCAGTCAAAGCAAAGAGTGTGGTCTATGTGACTGGAAAACAGGGGCTTTAGACTGTCCAGGGGTTTTATACTGGTGGCTTTGTTTTTTTGCTCTATTGTTCCTGCAATCCATCCGTTTACATAGAGCGTAATGGTAATACAGAGGCTATGATTATGAGCAAGACCACCAATAACTAGACTTTTCAACTTGCCGTGGAACTAGTTAAAAGCTAGGTAGGGAAACGGATACGAAACATAAATGTGCAGTGTTTATAACGTCATGCATTTAGCAGAATGGACTTCGCATTGAATATAATATCCTTGTAGCAATATGCACGCCAAACTCCATCTGGGAGACATTGGCCTGGCTCCTCCATAACTAGGCTGTGTTGGAGCCGGTTTATTTGCAGCTATTGAGTATTATGATACACAGCTGGAGGTGTAATGTGTTGCCATGCCAGAGTACTCATGGCGCGTGTGAGGGAGTGGCTGGTGGAACCTGTACACACTGATTGCTTAATGCACCATATGTTAACACCCTAACCAAGCCCTGGGGTGAATCAGTCTGACTCAGTCCAGGTGAGGTTCAGTTATACAGGTAATGTGTATATAATGTCCCCATGTGTGGCATGCAGAATGTGTATATGAGCCCAATttgaataaatcaaatgctttgCATGTGTTCAAACCAGATGAAAGCAAAGATTAAACCAGGCATTCATGCTTTAATAGGTTTATCAGTCAGGGCCTGCACAGAAGCCATTGGGAATTTAAGCTTCTTGTGTGGTTGGTTGAGTACTCCTCACACATATTGACTCAATGGATTTTGATAGAATGTTTTACAGTACGTTTTGGATCAGGGCCAGTCGTATAATATCGTCGGAGGTACGCACTATCTAGGCTTGTTTCCGTAGCGCCGGGGGCATTGGTCACATGATCAAATGACATCAGCGTCTGAAGAGCTTGTCCCTGCCTCTCCCCCCGTCCAGGTGTCCCAGTCTACCTCTTCCCTAGTgggcacctcctcctcatcacgcCCACGCCTGAAAAAGAAGCAGAAGATGCTCAACATTGCCAAAAAGTACGCCGTCACAGTGTCAACACGCACCGatccctttcttctctcccTGCATAGCATGGTTTCTCCGTGTGTCATATTGATTTTCCCTCTCGGtgtctccccttcctccctgactCGCTCTCCTCTTCGCCAGGATCCTGCGCTTTAAGAAGGAGGTGCCCATCCTTCAGGCCAAGGAGCCACCCCCCTCCGTGCTGGAGGCGGACCTCACAGAGTTTGACGTGGCCAACTCCCACCTGCCGTCCGAGGTGCTCTACATGCTCAAAAACGTCCGGTAAGGATGGCAGGACCAGACCTCCTTCCTGGGTCACACACCGCTTGATTCATGTCCCAAGACGTTTTACGATTCATGCCTGGAGGGTTTTCAGTGCCAGGCAGAGCATGCCCTGATTTGTTCATACCACGGTTCGATCAATAAAAGGTATGCAGGATGAATTGCTTAGCCTAGGGGCTCATCTTAGCTGCTGTATAAAGAAAAGATTTTCCAGAAACAAGACGAAGCACGTGAAAGAACATTTTCTTGCTATCTTCAGCAGAAATTTCTCTTCAAtcattgtaaaaaatatatatatatatatatatcaagtgAGGGTGCTTTCCTGACACTTAAACCTGTCTCACTGTCAACTACTGGAAAAGTACTGGGAAAGGCTTCAATAATTGAACAGTTGAACGAATGTGAATATTGATTCTGTTCTGCTGACCAAAGCAGAAAAGCTTGTTtcatgtatattattataatcactGTTTTTCTATTTTCATGTCCGTCCCCCCTGCCTAATGTGTCTATAGTGTGCTGGGTCACTTTGAGAAGCCCCTGTTCCTGGAGTTGTGCAGACACATGGTGTTCCTGCAGTTCCAGCAGGGAGAGCATGTGTTCCGCCCGGGTCAGCCGGATAGCAGCATCTACGTCGTCCAGGATGGGAAACTGGAACTGTGCCTTACTGGAATGGTGATCAATGATGCACTTATTAGAGCATAGCTTAGAAATCACAGCAGTAATTAAACCAGTGTTCCCCACCGCTACCGGTGTTGCTATGTATAcctgagtgtaatgtaaaactACGTCAATGAAGCCATTAACATGCCTCATTAATTATACATGCCTTGCATCTGTGTTGTCTATATCTATTTAATCTTGCCCTGCAAAGACACTTTTCATGGGCGAGATTTAAAGGTCGTGATCCAGATCCATGCCCTTGAAACGTAGTTACGTTGAGTAAATATCCAAGTGAACTGGTTAAAATGATATTTGCATGAAACTCAAGACCTGTGTATCCCGGTCTCTCAGGATGGAAAGGAGAACGTGGTGAAGGAGGTTTACCCAGGAGACAGCGTCCACAGCCTTCTCAGTATCCTGGACGTCATCACGGTACCGCAACACACACGAGTCACACAACTCGCAACAACGCAcacgcaccgcacacacaccacacacacaacacacaccacacacacaccggcgcaCACACGCCACACCCACCACAAAaaccacacacgcatagacacaagAGACGGTCTCGGTGGTGTCAGTGTGCAGTGTCGTTGGTTCTGATCccgttgtgtgttgtgggtcTGAAGGGCCACCAGAAGCCCTACAAGACGATGTCGGCGCGGGCGGCCGAGGTCTCCACCGTGCTCCGACTCCCCGTTGAGGCCTTCCTGTCCATATTCGAGAAGTACCCCGAGAGTCTGGTGCGGGTAGTACAGGTACGTGCCTATAGCCGTGTGTAGcattgtctgtttgtgtgtagagCAACGCATATCCAATCAAAATAAGGTGTTTATCAATAAGTGGCATATTAGtagtattgttgtttttttattgtatttgttggTGTTGAACATTAACCAAGTTTGTCTGGTGGAAgctaaaaaaaatcaattttcAAAGAGAAACGTTGCTAAATTACTAATCTGCAAGCCTTGCAGAATAGTCATTTCAAACAAGGTTACAGGATACAACAGACACTGGGAGATAGGGAAGTCCTTTTTAAACATAGTGGTTCCACATCAAATTAAAGGAAGCTGCACTGGGATAGAAACTAGGGATCAAAACATTCACGGTTTGGTTTCATTCGTTGTGTTTCATCAGATCATCATGGTTCGACTACAGAGGGTGACTGTACTGGCTCTGCATAACTACCTGGGGCTCACCAATGAGTTGTTCTGCCATGTGagtttatcacacacacacacagacacacacacacagacacacacactctctctctctctcactctctctcactcactcactcactcactcactcactcactcactcactcactcactcactcactcactcactcacacacacacacacacacacacacacacacacacacacacacacacacacacacacacacacacacagagagagcgagagaggtgtgATTTATTAAGCCCATAGCGccattgaatatttcatatCTTTATATTGACTGACATTTTCTTGTTCCTTCTTGTTCCAACTGCACGTGAAGCGAATTACATTCAAACATTGACGTCGGATCATGCCATTTCCGCATCCTTCCATCGATGCCTAATTTTTGGTTCAAATCTAAACTCGGCACGACGATCTGATCCGAGGTGTAGTTCTGGGGGGGTCCGACCCAGCCTAACACGCTGTCCATCATGCAGGAAATGCAGGCCTTGCGTCTGCCGCCGgtgcccccccaccagccccggACCAGCCCCATCCGGCACGGCAAGCGCTTCGGCAGCCTGACCGTCACGGAGGAGCACCGGGAGGCCGCCGTCAAGGGCGAAGGTGGGCAGCTCGCACCCACAATGCACCGGGGGAACCGGGGGAACTGGGTCCAGGCTGCAGCACGGAGGTCCCTGTGCCCTGCTACGGTGGAGGACTGAGAGCGCTGCTCACTTATGGACCTTCACTttgctgtgtgtttttgtgtgtaggtggggaAGCAGGGAAAGACGGAACGACAGTGCCAACGCTCAGCAGAACCATCTCCATGCCGGTAGACATCGCTGGTGAGACTTTAATGTGCTCTTTGGTGTTCAAGTctttaacattgtgttggttGAAACGTGGGACATATTGGACTAAACTGGTGCCAACCTTATGTTGATTATTGTTTTACAAAATGGTCCCAACATGTGATTTATACTTCTATGAAATGGGTCTTCATGATGTGATATATCGTTGTATAAACGGTCCCAACATTTGATTATCGTTCTATAAATTATCCCAACATGATGTGATTTATCGTTCTATAAAGTGGTACCAACATGTTGTGATTTATCGTTCTATAAATGCTCCCAAGATGATGTGATTTATCGTTCTATGAAACGGTCCCAACATGATGTGATTTATCGTTCTATGAAACGGTCCCAACATGATGTGATTTATCGTTCTATGTAACGGTCCCAACATGATGTGATTTGTCGTTCTATAAAACCGTCCCAACATTATGTGATTTATCGTTCTATGTAACGGTCCCAACATGATGAGATATCTCGTTCTATGAAACGGTCCCAACATGATGTGATATATCGTTCTGTGAAACGGGGGAGACATGAAGTTCCCTCTCCCCATAGTCATGTTGTATCACCGACCTGTCAGCTCCCCAGTGCACTGACCTCGTTTAGCTTCAACACCACTGGGAACAACATGGCTGGTTGGGAGCTGagctgtttggtgtgtgtgatgtgtttgtgcCCATGCAGGGATGCAGAAAAGCCTGTGCTCTGACTTTGACATGGCCTACGAGAGGGGCCGCATCTCTGTCTCCGCGGACGAAGGCAACACCCCGCCCACCAAGGTCCGTTCCCTAAGCAAGCCCCAATCACgtgcacacactggcacacgagcggacacacacacttgtcttgcacacacactggcacacgcatgcacgcacacactggcccccacacacagacacacactggcacgcacacagactggTGCAcgcgctaacacacacactggcacccacacacagacacacactggcacgcacacagactggTGCACGCGCTaaaacacacactggcacacatccacacaggaTAAGACTTTCACACTTTGTGGATGTTTGacgagtgtatgtgtttgactTGATTAGATTAAGAGGAAACAGACGCATCATGTTCCTGCTTTGGATTCAGTGAATGAATCAAAATGCCCCGACATGATACCCAAGAACACATTTATTCATAGTTCATCGATTTCAGCACCAGGATAAATCCAAACGATCGATTTATTAACAAATATTTGGCAACACATCCAGTCCTGTCCCCCAAAATAAAACGTTGTCCGCCGACGAACAGCGAGGCGTTTATCTTGACTTTGGCCTGTGGTTTCCGTTTGCTCTGCCCCAGGACCTGAGGGAGAAAAGGGTAACCCTGGACGAGGCCCCGTCCGGGGTCTACCTGTACccagaggaggagctgggggccGACAGCATCTTCTCCTCCAGCCCCGGCAAGCCCAGCGGCACCGTGTTCGAGGAGGCCCAGAAGGAGATCCTCAAACTCATGAAGATCGAGGTCAGTTTGATCTCTTCTTGATGGTTACGTAACCACAGAAAACTATGCATACATCTTGCAATTGAAATGTTGTTATTTGGTTTTTAAACGTTGCTTTCATACTTTCTGGCCCTGCTCCACTGACACTTGACGTGCTGATAGTAAGACCCTTTGACTTGCCCTCACCGTCTCCTCTCATTCAGGACCCTGCCTTGTTGAACGGGAGGGTCACACTGCACCAAGCCAAAGCCGGCGCTGTCCTGGCAAGACAAGGAGACCAGGTAAACTGCATCTTCTACTGCCTAAACACACCATTAAATATCAAACTCCGCTGCTGAAATTGTGGTTTTTGCAATAACTTGTTTCAGCAGACATCCATCCATTCCGGCCgttacatttgtttgtttactgATGAAAGTACACATTGCTGCTTCAACATTTCCCAACGGTAAACCTCAAATGGGAATTAAACGGCAACTGAAGAGTTGATCTCTTGTGGCAATCATGCTGCTGCTTCCCCTTCTCATGTGTTTCCCCACACCCgcatttgtatttattgaaCCATAATAGGAAGTATAAAGCAGACAATGTTCTCTGTGAATATGCTTATGAGATACATGTGTAATCAGACATGCTCTCCATTGACAGTCAGTGGGTCAACATCTAAACGACCACTATGCCAATATCCTTGAGCTGTTGTTGTAAATGGCGATTTACATACCTTAGATTAGCATGTTGTGTCGCACCTCTTGTCTCCAACGACATGCAACCTTTGAACTGGCTGGAGCTGTTCCAATGTGAATGTATGCCTAACGCTGTATGGTTGTGCCCCACCTAACTTTGACGTTGATTTGGATCAAAGCATGAAAtgactaaatgtaaaatgtaggaAATATACTAAGCCAGGGATCGAAGTAACTTTTAAAAAGACATTGGTGCCGGGCTTGACCCACACATGTCTCACTCGCTTAAATCGGGCCGCAGGAATGAACGAGCTCTGGTCACCTCTGTCCCTCCGTATCGGTCGCCTGTGTGAGCGTACGTTCCCACGGTCCCCTCGACCggccctcctcccagcccccgGTCCCTGTAACAGATCTGAAAAACCCTGGGGAACCCTGAAAGGCATTTAACCAGCGGCTAcccacttcctcttccctctctccaagGACGTGAGCCTGCACTTCGTCCTGTCAGGCTGTCTGCACGTGTACCAGCGCATGATCGACAAGCAGGAGGCCGTGTGTCTGTTCGTGACCCAGCCCGGGGAGATGGTGGGCCAGCTGGCCGTTCTCACCGGGGAACCCCTCATCTTCACCATCAAGGCCGTGCGCGACTGCACCTTCCTCAAGATCTCCAAGTCGGACTTCTACGAGTGAGGGAACACAAATGAAAGGCCTAATGTTTCAGTATCACacagtgtatatatgtgtgcgttGCAACAATGCAATGAATGTCCGTTCCACGATCATCTCTCTCGTATGTCCCTTGTGTCTCTCATCAACACAAGAAGCTTTCAACCCTCACTTAACGCTAACCACACTTCCATTGCATGCTAGTGTCTCGATTGCTCAAGTGCTGTGTGATGCCCCCTGCAGGATCATGAGGGAACAGCCCAGCGTGGTGCTGAGTGCAGCCCACACCGTGGCCGTGCGCATGTCGGCCTTCGTCAGGCAGATGGACTTTGCCATCGACTGGATCGCGGTGGAGGCCGGCAGGGCCCTCTACAGGTACGCTAATGTACACTCTGACGGATAAGGTTGCCGTTACTTTAATGGATCATAGAAAATATAGTGTCAATGGCAATGACCTTTGTTGGGGCTGATGTAGATATACAACGACCGCCATTCAAATAAGATGGCTGTGGGATCCTATTTAATATATCGGTGATGAGTTTCCGACAACTTTTGCCCCCTGCTTCCCTTGCCACAGGCAGGACGACCGGTCGGACTGCACCTACATCGTTCTGAACGGACGCCTGCGTTCGGTCATCCGTAAGGCCAACGGCAAGAAGGAGCTGGTGGGGGAGTACGGCAGAGGAGACCTCATAGGAGTGGTGAGGGCCAGCCCCTGTTTACTCCCATCTTCTACCTTTTGTAACATGGCTACCATTATTTAGAAAAATTAATCCTGGCTTAGAAAACACGAGCGTGGTCATGCTGTATTTGTACGTATGAATGCCTACTACCATGCTCAGGTTTTGCATAGTGCCTCAAACAAATGCAGTGAGTTTCTTGTTTACTTTCTTGTTTGTTTGAGACATTTGTTTTACCAGCACAGGCTGCTGTGTACAATAGCGCTGGGCCAACTACAACTCAATGCTCATTTGCACTCCCTTGTGGCCAATTATACTATCACATATTAATTTGTGAAAGGAGTGACGAAAAGACCCAGAACAGAGCCACAGGGATGGCCACACTTAGTTTCGACACTCATTAATTGAGCGTTCGGCCAACTGCTCAACACGGTGAACAGTATTCCATGGTAACCGCATGTCCTCAGTAGGGTCAAACTCACCTGTGTTCCAGGTGGAGGCCCTGACCCGACAGCCCCGCGCCACCACGGTGCACGCCGTCCGCGACACGGAGCTGGTCAAACTGCCCGAGGGAACGCTCAACCACATCAAGAGACGGTACCCCCAGGTAGGTGAACCCTCAGCTGACCCACCTGTCCCTGCATCACGCCCGCCACACCTCAGGGTTGTCACAATACTGGACTCTCTAACTTTCGAGGCATTACCTTGAAAAATATCGATAATCGATATCACAGGGAAAAATGTACCACAATTGAGAGCATACGATTTtagatttgtatttatttgcttATAAATATATCAGCAGAATGACTGACTGCAGTAAAATGATGAATTACCGCGAGAGACCGctctgcgagtgagtgacaggaggcggggctatGTGGGCCCTGTGgcgctgtgtgtttgtctgtcatcTCGCtatgacagagagaggtagagcgaaAAAGCGCAGCTCATTCTGGTGTATCGATCCTGTGGATAATAATACCAAGTATTGAAACCATTTCCAATATTCAGCATCGGTATGTATTGAAAAGTCGACAAAGCTACTCCAGATGTGTTGCCGTGGTGACGGTACTGACCGTTGCACTGTCGGCCCCTGACAGGTGGTGACACGTTTAATCCACCTGCTGGGCCAGAAGATCCTGGGGAACCTGCAGCAGGGCCAGGGGCCCTTTGCAGGTGAGATGATGACCGGAGGGCCTGGGAGTGTTGTGCTGAACATCGATGGCTTCATCATGTTTCATCTCCATGCGACGGTTCTGCTAGACGATAGTTCTTCCTTTCGTCTCCATA
Coding sequences:
- the pnpla6 gene encoding neuropathy target esterase isoform X4, which translates into the protein MGQRVSEPEVQGDASEQAGFNNIKTFVEEELQTSMMMGMVIGAGIVIVLIAVLIFFILRRIQLRNLEAQEVPKYRFRKRDKVMFYGRKIMRKVSQSTSSLVGTSSSSRPRLKKKQKMLNIAKKILRFKKEVPILQAKEPPPSVLEADLTEFDVANSHLPSEVLYMLKNVRVLGHFEKPLFLELCRHMVFLQFQQGEHVFRPGQPDSSIYVVQDGKLELCLTGMDGKENVVKEVYPGDSVHSLLSILDVITGHQKPYKTMSARAAEVSTVLRLPVEAFLSIFEKYPESLVRVVQIIMVRLQRVTVLALHNYLGLTNELFCHEMQALRLPPVPPHQPRTSPIRHGKRFGSLTVTEEHREAAVKGEGGEAGKDGTTVPTLSRTISMPVDIAGMQKSLCSDFDMAYERGRISVSADEGNTPPTKDLREKRVTLDEAPSGVYLYPEEELGADSIFSSSPGKPSGTVFEEAQKEILKLMKIEDPALLNGRVTLHQAKAGAVLARQGDQDVSLHFVLSGCLHVYQRMIDKQEAVCLFVTQPGEMVGQLAVLTGEPLIFTIKAVRDCTFLKISKSDFYEIMREQPSVVLSAAHTVAVRMSAFVRQMDFAIDWIAVEAGRALYRQDDRSDCTYIVLNGRLRSVIRKANGKKELVGEYGRGDLIGVVEALTRQPRATTVHAVRDTELVKLPEGTLNHIKRRYPQVVTRLIHLLGQKILGNLQQGQGPFAGSTMGLSSVTSSPDVTNPASNLSTVAVLPVCDDVPINAFNLELSHALNAIGPTLLLTSEIIRERLGASALDSVHEYRLSGWLAQQEDINRIVLYQSDLTMTPWTQRCIRQADCILIVGLGDQEPALGQLEQMLENTAVRALKQLVLLHKEDGPGPSRTVEWLNMRSWCSGHLHLKCPRRVFSRRSPTKLREVYEKVCEKTVDRHSDFSRLARVLTGNSIALVLGGGGARGCSHVGVIKAMEESGIPIDIVGGTSIGSFIGALYAEERSAVRTKQRAREWSKAMNSVFKTVLDLTYPITSMFSGSAFNTSIYKVFLDKQAEDLWLPYFNVTTDITASSMRVHQDGCVWRYVRASASYTPYLPPLCDPKDGHLLVDGCYVNNVPADIARNMGAKTVIAIDVGSKDETDLCNYGDSLSGWWLLWKRINPWAEKVKVPDMAEIQSRLAYVSCVRQLELVKKSAYCEYIRPPIDRFKTMDFGKFDEIHDVGYQHGKLLFTGWARGDIIDNMLKDHRSADYNDSKRNDTCTRPAADFTDLAEIVSRIDPVQSYVAEDAEESDGLTEYEEDGMDTVREEEGEEEEEDDDGESPGDQSPGDLSPGEWGPNGVFQTDEDKTVRQRRKFTLDSNTSEVSDC